In one window of Syngnathus scovelli strain Florida chromosome 20, RoL_Ssco_1.2, whole genome shotgun sequence DNA:
- the LOC125990511 gene encoding uncharacterized protein isoform X1 has protein sequence MLRFKGATLPNEPASSLHLRQKTRLTAKRSQNGRPACSPESPDRLHETFANELRLERRSAELFLPAFFIGGAKGPGTSPLHGLKSKRQMVLVQAVRKRVMVFQSWQCSFQ, from the exons ATGCTGCGTTTCAAAG GTGCGACTCTTCCAAACGAGCCAGCCTCAA GTCTGCATCTGCGACAAAAGACCAGATTGACAGCAAAAAG gtCTCAAAATGGCCGGCCGGCTTGCAGTCCTGAGAGCCCCGACCGACTTCATGAGACGTTT GCCAATGAACTGCGGTTGGAGAGACGTTCAGCAGAGCTGTTCCTGCCTGCGTTCTTCATTG gtggaGCCAAAGGACCTGGTACCAGTCCGCTGCATGGATTGAAGTCAAAGCGCCAG ATGGTGCTGGTCCAGGCAGTCAGGAAACGAGTCATGGTCTTCCAGTCCTGGCAG TGCAGCTTCCAGTAA
- the LOC125990511 gene encoding uncharacterized protein isoform X2 produces the protein MLRFKGATLPNEPASSLHLRQKTRLTAKRSQNGRPACSPESPDRLHETFANELRLERRSAELFLPAFFIGGAKGPGTSPLHGLKSKRQCSFQ, from the exons ATGCTGCGTTTCAAAG GTGCGACTCTTCCAAACGAGCCAGCCTCAA GTCTGCATCTGCGACAAAAGACCAGATTGACAGCAAAAAG gtCTCAAAATGGCCGGCCGGCTTGCAGTCCTGAGAGCCCCGACCGACTTCATGAGACGTTT GCCAATGAACTGCGGTTGGAGAGACGTTCAGCAGAGCTGTTCCTGCCTGCGTTCTTCATTG gtggaGCCAAAGGACCTGGTACCAGTCCGCTGCATGGATTGAAGTCAAAGCGCCAG TGCAGCTTCCAGTAA